Below is a window of Plutella xylostella chromosome 15, ilPluXylo3.1, whole genome shotgun sequence DNA.
CCAGCGAATGTTGTGATCGTTTGGGGTTACGGCAGAATACCATTCAACGTACTACTGTGAGGGGCTTCGGGGGAACGGAGAGGGCACCCCACGGGACAGTAGACTTACAGTTTTTCTCGCgctttaataataacataaaatacaaaatcaattCTTTAGTTGTTGATAAGATTACTGACAACTTACCTACCGCTTATGtcgactttttttttttttataaagtttattcatatatttttcttaattggTATTACAATTTAGGTCTGCCAAACTGCGCAGCAGTTTGATGGCGGACATAGCACTCtcttaatacaataaaataggcaattattaatactttaggtacttacatatctATGTTTATATAAGGTGAGGTACACATTATCATATCTGATCTGAACAACAGTAAGTCAGAGAACACAAAGATGCAGTaataattttgactttgaaacaGTGAAGacggtaagtaggtagataacCGGACTTGACATCGTAAGTTAACTTAATATCAGGTAAGTAATATCGACAAATTAATCTAGTActtttaggtatatataataaaattataacagaaacaaaaaataaaaaatgtttaaataggTACAGCCTGCAGTCAAAATACTAACTCCACCGCCCTGCCATATCTTAATAAAATAGCATTGGCAGACGACCATTTCGCTACGCCCAACAAAATCGATGTTTTGATTGGTGCTTCGCTGTTTCCGCATTTGATTCTTCCCGACGACGTGGTCTCCAGTGGACCATCGGGGCCGCCCGCTATTCATACAGTGCTAGGCTACGTACTCATGGGAGTCGTGCCTGCGctcgccgcccgcccagcATGCGTGACGTCATGCTGCGCCATAGTGCCACAGCAGCCTATGGATCATTTAATTACCCGCTTCTGGGAACTGGAAGAAGTCCCCGGCTCGCCCGTTCAGCACCCCACGGATGTTGAATGTGAACATTTTtaccgctcgactacggaacGTGACCCCGTGACCGGCCGTTACACTGTAGCTCTCCCGTTTGATAAAGACGTGTTTTTACTTGGGGACTCCTATAACATTGCTCGCAAACGTTTTTTGTGTTTGGAGAAGAAGCTCGAGGCTTCTCCCGAGCTTCGTGCCGCTTACGATGACGTCATTAAGGACTATATTTCCAAAGGTTATGTGGAGCCACTGACCGTTCCCCCGCAGGCGTCATCGGATGATTTGTCCCCGAGCTATATAATCCCGCACCATGGTGTCCTCCGCGAGGACAAGTCCACCACGAAGCTGCGCCCCGTGTTAGATGCAAGTTGCAAGACTTCATCCGGTGTCTCGCTAAACGAGGTGCTGCACAGTGGGCCAAATTTACAAGGGGacttgtttaaaattattttaaattttcgccTACACGCTGTAGCGATGACCGCTGATTGCAAACAGATGTTTCTGCAGATTATGCTTCGCGAATCTGATAGACGCTATCAGAGAATTTTATATCGTTTTAATCCAAACGATCCTCTGGTTCTATATCAATTTAATAGAGTATGTTTCGGTTTAAAGTCAAGTCCCTTCCACGCGCTCCGCACTGTGCAGCAGCTCGTCGACGATGACGGCGCCGAGTATCCCCGCGCGGCGGAGATCGTCCCGTCCTGCCTGTATATGGACGATATCGCCTTTTCTGTTGATACAGAACAGGAGGCGGTGGACGCagcaaaacagctgatttaaATGTTCAAGGGTGCCCAGTGGGATCTTGTCAAATGGAACAGTAATTCACAATACGCACTCAATGAGTTGCCCGCTTCGCACAAGATACCTACTGAGGTTGAATTCGACAAGGCTACAGagcataaaatattaggaCTCGGTTGGTCTACTGATAATGacgacttttattttaaaatcgacCCTCCTGATTTGGACTCAGTGTGTACCAAACGCACCATAATGTCAACGATCGCCCGACTTTGGGACAGAATGGGTTTCGTCGCGCCAACTGTATTGGTAgctaagttattaattaagaaaCTATGGCAGCTGAAGGTGGATTGGGACGAAGTCCCGCCCGACCAGGTAGTAAGGCTTTGGCGACAATTTTGTCGCGAACTGCCGGCGCTTAATGAGATAAAAATCCCTCGTTGTCTCAGCGTCGCGACTGGTTGCGAGGTGACCTTGGTAGGGTTCGCAGATGCTAGTGAGCAGGCGCAAGGCGGCGTTGTGTACGTGCACGTCGCTTCTCCGTCGGGTAATGTGGTCCGCCTTCTCTGCGCGAAGTCCAAGATAGCACCCACCCCGCCCCATACGATTGCTCGTATGGAGCTTTGTGCAGTTCTTTTACTGTCGAAATTATTACGCTCAGTACTTGAAACGTATAATTCCCGCATTCCAATTAGGGTCCGCGCCTACACAGATTCCAAGGTTGCGCTTTATTGGATAAAAAATTCGCCTCACCGTTGGCAAACATTTGTTGCCAACcgtgttattaaaataaatgaaaatgtatccGCTGAAAACTTTCATCACGTCGCGGGGACAGACAACCCGGCCGACTGCCTGTCGCGCGGCGTCGACCCCTCCAAACTGAAAACCCATCCGCTGTGGTTTAACGGGCCGTCCTGGCTAGCATCGAATGCTTCACAGTGGCCTTCCTTTGATGAAGTTAACGATTCCACTTTAGACGACGTTCCCGAACAAAGGAACCTAGTTCACGCTGTTTTGACACCTGCTGACGAGTGTAGTATTTACCCCGCTGCTTCTCGTTCCTCGTCATGGACCAAACTCCTGCGAATAATCGTATATATATGTAGGGTTTTAAAACTATTACCACGCCGCGAACCTACGTGTATTACCGCTACTGACTTGGAGTACGCAGAAACTAAATTGCTGCAAATACtccaaaacaaacattttaaagatgagttattaaatattaaaaatgactTGCCTGTTTCCCCGGTGCTTAATAAATTAAGACCGTTTTTACACAACGACCTAATCCGAGTTGGCGGGCGACTCTCCAATTCCGATTTAGATTTCGATAATCAACACCCGGTACTTCTGCCTCGTGATGATCACGCGGTTAACCtgataatacaatattatcacaaaa
It encodes the following:
- the LOC125489596 gene encoding uncharacterized protein LOC125489596, whose translation is MGVVPALAARPACVTSCCAIVPQQPMDHLITRFWELEEVPGSPVQHPTDVECEHFYRSTTERDPVTGRYTVALPFDKDVFLLGDSYNIARKRFLCLEKKLEASPELRAAYDDVIKDYISKGYVEPLTVPPQASSDDLSPSYIIPHHGVLREDKSTTKLRPVLDASCKTSSGVSLNEVLHSGPNLQGDLFKIILNFRLHAVAMTADCKQMFLQIMLRESDRRYQRILYRFNPNDPLVLYQFNRVCFGLKSSPFHALRTVQQLVDDDGAEYPRAAEIVPSCLYMDDIAFSVDTEQEAVDAAKQLI
- the LOC125489577 gene encoding uncharacterized protein LOC125489577, which encodes MSTIARLWDRMGFVAPTVLVAKLLIKKLWQLKVDWDEVPPDQVVRLWRQFCRELPALNEIKIPRCLSVATGCEVTLVGFADASEQAQGGVVYVHVASPSGNVVRLLCAKSKIAPTPPHTIARMELCAVLLLSKLLRSVLETYNSRIPIRVRAYTDSKVALYWIKNSPHRWQTFVANRVIKINENVSAENFHHVAGTDNPADCLSRGVDPSKLKTHPLWFNGPSWLASNASQWPSFDEVNDSTLDDVPEQRNLVHAVLTPADECSIYPAASRSSSWTKLLRIIVYICRVLKLLPRREPTCITATDLEYAETKLLQILQNKHFKDELLNIKNDLPVSPVLNKLRPFLHNDLIRVGGRLSNSDLDFDNQHPVLLPRDDHAVNLIIQYYHKKYLHAGPELLLSLLRQKYWILSARRVVRRIVHQCNVCFRARPRPTYPLMADLPDCRTKQVTKPFTHTGCDYAGPIAYTPVRRRGAKAMKAYICVFTCLTTRALHIEVATDLSTASFLAALKRFLSRRGPVKVMHSDRGTNFVGANSYLRDLYKFLNSDEFSCSLKQELTENRIEWKFNCPASPHFGGCWESMVKVVKDWKIHLFKVIGQQLLSYEELTV